From Pseudomonas poae, the proteins below share one genomic window:
- the tsaE gene encoding tRNA (adenosine(37)-N6)-threonylcarbamoyltransferase complex ATPase subunit type 1 TsaE, whose protein sequence is MPEVILFLADEDTMVAFGHRIAQVTGGVGLIFLEGDLGAGKTTLSRGIIRGLGHTGAVKSPTFTLVEPYEIGEIRAFHFDLYRLVDPEELEYMGIRDYFDEDALCLIEWPDKGTGFLPKPDLTITITPHEHGRQLKLLPQSVRGQSWCAALALEFK, encoded by the coding sequence TTCCTGGCCGATGAAGACACCATGGTGGCGTTCGGTCATCGCATTGCGCAGGTCACGGGCGGGGTGGGGTTGATCTTTCTTGAGGGCGACCTGGGGGCGGGCAAGACCACTTTGTCCCGTGGGATTATTCGCGGCCTGGGGCACACCGGCGCGGTAAAAAGCCCGACATTCACGTTGGTTGAGCCCTACGAGATCGGGGAGATTCGTGCGTTTCACTTCGACCTCTACCGCCTGGTGGACCCCGAAGAGCTGGAGTACATGGGCATCCGTGATTACTTCGATGAGGACGCGCTGTGCCTGATCGAGTGGCCAGATAAAGGCACAGGCTTTTTGCCAAAGCCGGACCTGACCATTACCATTACGCCGCATGAGCATGGACGTCAGCTGAAGTTGTTGCCCCAGAGCGTGCGCGGCCAGTCGTGGTGCGCCGCTTTGGCATTGGAATTCAAATAA